From the genome of Actinacidiphila yeochonensis CN732, one region includes:
- a CDS encoding bifunctional lytic transglycosylase/C40 family peptidase gives MARRVWLVLGVCGALFLSFLALLVVGTFSAAAGLSGNGADGASVTLAKGAVPEEYAALVLKWGNQCPALNPALLAAQLYQESGWNAHAQSGADAQGIAQFIPGTWATHGMDANGDGRADVWDPQDAIPSAAVYDCDLAAYVKDVPGDATDNMLAAYNAGAYAVIQAGGVPPYQETQNYVRSISTLAESFAAPVARLAPSEQAAGAINWAQTKLGTKYLWGGTGTAEEGGRFDCSGLTQAAYHSVGVSLPRVANDQWNAGPHPSRSELLPGDLVFFAYDLADPRSIHHVGIYVGGGYMIDAPHTGAVIRFDPVDSSDYIGATRVTQAGAEALPTTTAAGASS, from the coding sequence GTGGCACGGCGGGTCTGGCTGGTCCTCGGAGTCTGCGGGGCTCTGTTCCTCTCCTTCCTCGCGCTGCTCGTGGTGGGCACGTTCTCGGCCGCGGCCGGGCTGTCCGGCAACGGTGCTGACGGTGCCTCGGTCACGCTGGCCAAGGGCGCGGTGCCCGAGGAGTACGCGGCCCTGGTGCTGAAGTGGGGCAACCAGTGCCCCGCGCTGAACCCGGCGCTGCTGGCCGCGCAGCTGTACCAGGAGAGCGGCTGGAACGCCCACGCGCAGAGCGGCGCCGACGCGCAGGGCATCGCCCAGTTCATCCCCGGCACCTGGGCCACCCACGGGATGGACGCCAACGGGGACGGCCGCGCCGACGTGTGGGACCCGCAGGACGCCATCCCCTCGGCGGCCGTCTACGACTGCGATCTCGCCGCCTACGTCAAGGACGTCCCCGGCGACGCCACCGACAACATGCTGGCCGCCTACAACGCCGGCGCGTACGCGGTGATCCAGGCTGGCGGTGTGCCGCCTTATCAGGAGACGCAGAACTACGTGCGCTCCATCAGCACCCTCGCGGAGAGCTTCGCCGCGCCGGTGGCGCGGCTGGCGCCCAGCGAGCAGGCGGCCGGGGCGATCAACTGGGCGCAGACCAAGCTCGGCACCAAGTACCTCTGGGGCGGCACGGGCACCGCGGAGGAGGGCGGCCGGTTCGACTGCTCCGGGCTGACCCAGGCGGCGTACCACTCGGTGGGGGTGAGCCTGCCGCGGGTGGCCAACGACCAGTGGAACGCCGGGCCGCACCCCAGCCGTTCCGAGCTCCTCCCGGGGGACCTGGTCTTCTTCGCCTACGATCTGGCCGACCCGCGCTCGATCCACCACGTCGGGATCTACGTCGGCGGCGGCTACATGATCGACGCGCCGCACACCGGCGCGGTGATCCGCTTCGACCCGGTCGACAGCTCCGACTACATCGGGGCGACCC